A stretch of the Sorangium aterium genome encodes the following:
- a CDS encoding DUF2243 domain-containing protein, translated as MSTARPFEITAATRTSRAVKTAGVIFGMGAGGLIDGILFHQILQWHHLICFSCHPGATIDDVRRNIFADGLFGVVALSLTVAGVIKLWSALRAGGAELPGRMLPGAAAMGWGLFNLVEGVIDHHLLQIHHVRPGPGQLGWDLAFLTSGVLLVLGGRRLTREARPSVAAPART; from the coding sequence ATGAGCACAGCCCGCCCGTTCGAGATCACCGCCGCCACGAGGACATCACGCGCCGTGAAGACGGCGGGGGTGATCTTCGGTATGGGCGCAGGAGGCCTGATCGACGGCATCCTGTTCCATCAGATCCTGCAGTGGCATCATCTGATCTGCTTCAGCTGCCATCCAGGCGCGACCATCGACGATGTGAGGCGGAACATCTTCGCCGACGGCCTGTTCGGCGTTGTCGCATTGAGCCTCACCGTGGCAGGTGTCATCAAGCTCTGGAGCGCGCTGCGCGCGGGTGGAGCCGAGCTCCCCGGACGGATGCTCCCGGGCGCCGCCGCCATGGGCTGGGGGCTGTTCAACCTGGTCGAGGGGGTGATCGACCATCACCTCCTGCAGATCCACCATGTCCGTCCAGGTCCGGGGCAGCTCGGCTGGGACCTGGCCTTCCTCACGTCCGGCGTCCTGCTCGTGCTGGGCGGCCGGCGCCTGACGCGCGAGGCGCGCCCGTCAGTGGCCGCGCCGGCTCGGACCTGA